A portion of the Paenibacillus marchantiae genome contains these proteins:
- a CDS encoding sensor histidine kinase yields MTLKKRIFLLFFLSAFIPFISIFAISYYTIDSIFANKIDDGIRSNLQQVTSSLENSITNLNHVTQQLSYSGTLGKKLDEVLKPSSNIFELIETRDELKSELNVVTFTNPNIGLTLYYFQKDGSTQFGNFPIKDRFSPESLPVLSKAYGITYYGPHVSMNRFDDQLVLSAMRKVKLPQRDDAYIYVESGFHLAQDILGYNQYKGDLSHLILDGEGNIVYSEIPEAMKVGENFSSLSNGAASDGIARGHHWFRQDSTQNWSVVSVISQAKYQQEKNQWLLQILLVALFFLGFTVFLAWLLWKMVYKPLGLFHSQINGMSQNPQTAGSQTRTQIPEFDFLLGEFSNMQHQIGDLFKEVQQKEKIRADLEVEKLLYQINPHFLMNTLDTVHWLAVMNGQGEIDKLVQSLNKLLYYNLGKLGQVSTMEEEIDALRQYLILQQIRYDFEFDVRISADEQVLQIPVPRFILQPLVENSLYHGLSDEGFIQIEVTRKETLNIMIQDNGAGMTEEAIERLLNNRVAEHQKVGMGIGLNYVHRMLKAQYGDQAQLVIESELGTGTSILLILPIKGEDISA; encoded by the coding sequence ATGACACTTAAAAAAAGGATCTTTTTGCTGTTTTTTCTCAGTGCGTTTATTCCCTTCATTAGTATATTTGCAATTTCCTACTACACCATTGATTCCATTTTTGCGAACAAGATCGATGATGGCATTCGGAGCAATTTACAGCAGGTGACTTCCTCACTGGAGAATTCGATCACCAACCTGAATCATGTTACTCAGCAATTGTCTTACAGTGGTACATTAGGTAAAAAGTTGGATGAGGTGTTGAAACCATCCTCCAATATATTTGAATTGATTGAAACGCGGGATGAATTAAAGAGCGAATTAAATGTCGTAACGTTTACCAACCCGAATATAGGTTTGACATTGTATTATTTTCAGAAGGATGGCTCCACACAGTTCGGAAACTTTCCCATAAAGGACCGTTTTTCACCCGAATCTTTGCCTGTGCTCTCCAAAGCATATGGGATCACCTACTATGGTCCTCATGTCAGTATGAACCGGTTTGATGATCAACTCGTCTTATCCGCCATGCGGAAGGTAAAATTACCCCAGAGGGACGATGCTTATATTTACGTTGAATCCGGTTTTCACCTTGCGCAGGATATATTGGGTTACAATCAGTACAAAGGAGATTTATCCCACTTGATCCTCGATGGAGAGGGAAACATTGTGTACAGTGAGATCCCTGAAGCGATGAAAGTCGGGGAGAATTTCTCCAGCTTATCGAATGGTGCAGCATCGGACGGTATAGCTCGCGGTCATCATTGGTTCAGACAGGATTCCACTCAGAACTGGAGTGTTGTGTCGGTGATCTCGCAGGCCAAGTATCAACAGGAGAAAAACCAATGGTTGCTTCAAATATTACTGGTCGCTTTATTTTTCCTTGGATTTACGGTATTTCTGGCTTGGTTGCTGTGGAAGATGGTTTATAAACCCCTCGGTCTGTTCCATTCGCAAATCAACGGAATGTCTCAAAATCCACAAACGGCAGGCAGTCAGACCCGTACGCAAATTCCCGAATTTGATTTTCTGTTAGGCGAATTCTCGAATATGCAGCATCAAATCGGTGACCTCTTTAAAGAGGTGCAGCAGAAAGAGAAAATTCGTGCAGACCTTGAAGTAGAGAAGCTGTTGTATCAGATTAATCCTCATTTTTTGATGAATACGCTGGATACGGTACACTGGCTGGCGGTAATGAATGGACAAGGGGAGATTGACAAGCTGGTGCAGTCCCTGAATAAGTTGTTGTACTACAATTTGGGTAAATTAGGACAGGTTTCCACGATGGAAGAGGAAATTGACGCGCTTAGACAGTACTTGATCCTGCAGCAAATCCGATATGATTTTGAATTTGATGTGCGTATTTCCGCAGATGAGCAAGTGCTTCAAATACCTGTACCTCGTTTTATACTACAGCCGTTGGTTGAAAATTCACTTTATCACGGACTGAGCGACGAAGGTTTTATTCAAATTGAAGTCACACGCAAAGAAACGCTAAACATTATGATTCAGGATAACGGAGCAGGCATGACGGAGGAAGCGATTGAGAGACTTCTAAACAATCGTGTAGCTGAACATCAAAAAGTAGGGATGGGCATTGGGCTCAA
- a CDS encoding HAL/PAL/TAL family ammonia-lyase, with protein MLEESILLLSSNQIVLDGSRMTIEDVESVARSRRSVVIADEAWERLVSARKVIYELAAEGVPVYGLNRGVGWNKDKVIGDDYFEDYNRNLLLSHSAGVKPEATEDVVRAVMLARLNSLLAGATGAQPDIAKRYADFLNMGIHPVLPLRGSVGAADITSISHIGLAMIGKGEVNMAGNRIPASDALMVMSLEPLRLGPKDGLAIVSSNALSAGNGALALFDIQELLDTADSVYALSLEAIRGNISPLDEAVHLKRPFPGQLKSLAMVRRSLRGSGLWNGFNPDSLQDPLSFRDACQIHGAARDAYAYARQQLEVHLNSSDDNPCVLTEERRILSCANYDPITWTLGFEMLGSALHHVSKSSCYRMIKLGDPDFTGLSRFLTADSSSSVGFCTVQKTATSLDAEIRHLSNPVSSDYFSLAGDMEDHAANSPYVVSKVREIVDRVTYILAIEALHAAQAIDLRMDMTLGEGTRAGYELLRSEVPFLSEDRNQTIDIERAYLLLKEGKWLKAVRGKMN; from the coding sequence ATGCTTGAGGAGAGCATTCTCTTGCTCAGCTCTAACCAAATTGTATTGGACGGAAGCCGCATGACCATTGAGGATGTGGAGAGTGTGGCTCGTTCGCGGAGATCCGTAGTGATTGCAGATGAAGCCTGGGAACGACTAGTCTCTGCACGTAAAGTAATTTATGAACTAGCTGCAGAAGGCGTTCCTGTCTATGGACTGAATCGTGGAGTAGGCTGGAATAAGGACAAGGTCATCGGAGATGATTATTTTGAAGATTATAACCGGAATTTATTGTTATCTCACAGTGCTGGGGTGAAGCCGGAGGCTACAGAAGATGTCGTTCGTGCTGTGATGCTTGCCCGGTTAAATAGCCTGCTTGCAGGAGCTACCGGTGCTCAGCCCGATATTGCCAAACGTTATGCAGATTTTCTCAATATGGGTATTCACCCGGTTCTACCGCTTCGCGGATCTGTGGGTGCGGCGGATATTACCTCGATTTCGCATATCGGTCTGGCCATGATTGGTAAAGGTGAAGTGAACATGGCAGGCAATCGGATACCAGCGAGCGATGCGTTAATGGTAATGAGTTTGGAACCCCTGCGCCTTGGCCCCAAGGACGGTCTGGCTATCGTCAGTTCCAATGCTCTCTCAGCCGGAAACGGAGCACTGGCGCTCTTCGACATCCAAGAATTACTGGATACCGCAGACTCTGTATACGCGCTGTCTTTGGAAGCCATCCGGGGAAATATTAGTCCGTTGGATGAAGCGGTTCATCTCAAGCGTCCTTTTCCAGGGCAGTTAAAGAGCCTGGCCATGGTCCGGCGTAGTCTGCGTGGCAGCGGACTCTGGAATGGTTTTAATCCTGATTCGCTGCAAGACCCGCTGAGCTTCCGTGACGCTTGCCAGATTCATGGTGCGGCAAGAGATGCTTATGCCTATGCGCGCCAGCAGCTTGAAGTTCATCTCAATAGCTCGGACGATAACCCCTGTGTGCTGACGGAAGAGCGGAGAATCTTGTCCTGCGCCAATTATGATCCCATAACATGGACATTAGGCTTCGAGATGCTTGGAAGTGCGCTGCATCATGTATCCAAAAGTTCATGCTATCGCATGATCAAGCTGGGTGACCCGGACTTTACAGGGTTAAGCCGTTTCTTAACTGCTGATTCGAGCAGCTCCGTCGGTTTCTGCACGGTTCAGAAAACAGCAACCTCACTGGATGCAGAAATTCGTCATTTGAGTAATCCGGTTTCATCTGATTATTTCTCACTGGCGGGAGACATGGAGGATCATGCAGCCAATTCTCCTTACGTTGTAAGCAAGGTAAGAGAGATTGTTGATCGTGTTACTTATATTTTGGCGATTGAAGCGCTCCATGCTGCTCAAGCTATTGATCTGCGTATGGATATGACTCTGGGTGAGGGGACAAGAGCAGGTTATGAACTGTTGCGTTCCGAGGTTCCTTTTTTGTCAGAAGACCGTAATCAAACCATAGATATAGAGCGTGCTTACCTTCTGCTTAAGGAAGGGAAATGGCTGAAAGCAGTTCGTGGGAAGATGAATTAA
- a CDS encoding DUF917 domain-containing protein: protein MRELTRDDVNAAVKGGSVFASGGGGWVDHGLEIGHAALSIGRPKLLSVDELPDDAIILTCTAIGAPAGRDWQMLGKDYIKAVQLIIENYDGKIAGVMTPQNGMSSTINGWLPAAALGLAVIDATGDIRAHPTGKMGSLGLASSIDYETIQAVAGGKPEIGSYMELVVKGTPARTSNILRTASDMAGGFIAAARHPLPIKHIKKHAAIGGISIAIELGRVIMEAEPDGPEAVLEAVVHKTNGRILGRGTVTTKNVHYSGAFDVGTIEVSIPNRRLTLHVMNEYMAVEDDEGTRLTTFPDVITTFDLKKGLPVSVGDVEEGMEIAVFAIDKSKVPLSSSVKDPTVYPEVEEMLGIDLQSYAFDKEKTIYA from the coding sequence ATGCGGGAATTAACAAGAGATGATGTAAACGCTGCTGTCAAAGGCGGCTCTGTATTTGCCAGCGGCGGCGGAGGCTGGGTGGATCATGGACTGGAGATTGGACACGCGGCACTGAGTATCGGACGACCGAAGCTCCTGTCGGTAGATGAACTGCCGGATGACGCCATTATATTGACATGTACCGCAATTGGGGCACCTGCCGGACGAGACTGGCAAATGCTTGGAAAGGACTACATTAAGGCTGTACAGCTAATCATTGAAAACTATGATGGCAAAATAGCCGGGGTCATGACTCCGCAGAATGGTATGTCCAGCACCATTAACGGTTGGCTGCCAGCAGCAGCCCTTGGTCTTGCTGTTATTGATGCTACTGGAGATATCCGCGCACATCCGACAGGCAAGATGGGCTCACTTGGCCTCGCGTCTTCTATTGATTACGAGACGATACAAGCAGTGGCTGGCGGCAAACCAGAGATTGGCAGCTACATGGAACTTGTGGTTAAGGGAACTCCGGCACGGACCTCCAATATACTGCGTACTGCTTCGGACATGGCGGGTGGGTTTATTGCTGCCGCACGGCACCCGCTCCCGATCAAACATATTAAGAAGCACGCTGCGATCGGTGGCATCTCGATAGCGATTGAGTTGGGCCGTGTCATTATGGAGGCAGAGCCGGATGGTCCGGAAGCGGTGCTAGAGGCCGTGGTACACAAGACCAATGGAAGAATCCTCGGCAGAGGGACGGTGACGACAAAAAATGTTCATTATTCAGGTGCTTTCGATGTGGGTACGATCGAAGTATCCATCCCCAACCGTAGGCTTACACTTCATGTGATGAATGAATATATGGCTGTTGAGGACGATGAAGGTACACGCCTGACCACGTTCCCGGACGTAATTACTACGTTTGACCTGAAGAAGGGTCTGCCTGTGAGTGTAGGAGATGTTGAAGAGGGTATGGAAATAGCGGTCTTCGCCATTGATAAATCCAAGGTACCACTGAGTTCCAGTGTAAAGGACCCCACCGTATATCCCGAGGTGGAAGAAATGCTGGGCATCGATTTGCAGAGCTATGCTTTTGACAAGGAGAAAACAATCTATGCTTGA
- a CDS encoding DUF427 domain-containing protein: MVNHLNSSIACSLRQEDKLMLKADLNPRRVHITFAGETIADSTRVITLHERGKLPVYYFPQVDVSQQFLVKTELQTHCPIKGDASYWTIQVGERISENVVWGYENPLKDIESIKGFVAFYWNKVDAWYEEEEQIFVHPRDPYKRVDAIQSSRHVQIVLDGIKLADSRRPMIVFETGVPVRYYLPIEDVDQNVLTANDKQTSCPYKGDASYWTAVLNGQTYENIVWSYLNPIPEIPKIAGSMSFYNEQVDVYVDGELQPKPKWYYSALEFFNETEVTVRRQ, encoded by the coding sequence ATGGTAAATCATCTGAATTCATCTATTGCCTGCTCTCTGCGTCAGGAAGATAAACTAATGTTGAAGGCAGATCTAAATCCGCGCCGGGTCCACATCACGTTTGCTGGTGAGACTATTGCGGACAGCACACGTGTTATTACACTTCATGAGCGCGGCAAGCTACCGGTATATTATTTTCCACAAGTAGATGTGTCGCAACAATTTCTGGTGAAGACCGAGTTGCAGACCCACTGCCCTATTAAAGGGGATGCTTCTTACTGGACCATTCAAGTGGGTGAGCGTATTTCTGAAAATGTAGTCTGGGGTTATGAGAATCCACTTAAGGACATCGAGTCGATCAAAGGTTTTGTGGCTTTCTATTGGAACAAGGTGGACGCCTGGTATGAAGAAGAAGAGCAGATCTTCGTCCACCCGCGTGACCCATACAAGCGAGTTGATGCGATCCAAAGTTCCCGCCATGTTCAGATCGTTCTAGATGGCATCAAGCTTGCAGATAGCCGCCGCCCGATGATTGTATTTGAAACGGGCGTCCCCGTTCGCTATTATCTTCCGATTGAAGACGTGGATCAGAATGTGCTCACCGCAAATGACAAGCAGACATCCTGCCCTTATAAAGGTGATGCATCCTACTGGACGGCTGTTCTCAATGGACAGACCTATGAGAATATCGTGTGGAGCTATCTAAATCCAATTCCTGAAATTCCAAAGATTGCTGGATCGATGTCGTTTTATAATGAGCAAGTCGATGTCTATGTGGATGGCGAGTTACAGCCCAAACCAAAATGGTACTATTCTGCACTTGAATTCTTTAATGAAACTGAAGTAACTGTCAGAAGACAATGA
- a CDS encoding DUF427 domain-containing protein yields MAHVDPQWSLRDHSHESWQIRAEVSPKWIRVKFDGQFIADSKEVLVVTETGRLPVYYFPKKDVNLDVFIPSEKLVNDPYKGNQLFWHISSGGRTVENAVWSYSGVQQEEVYLQNHYSFSWNKVDAWYEEEEEVFVHARDPYSRVDAIPASRHVQIELDGVIVADSKRPVILYETGLTPRYYLHQEDVRLDLLKPVDLTTTCPYKGIASYWTASVNEREYNNLVWSYKDPLPEVHEVEGLLCFYHESVDALYVDGVKWSLSADDRLPYSNLGWG; encoded by the coding sequence ATGGCACATGTTGATCCCCAGTGGTCTTTACGGGACCATTCCCATGAGAGCTGGCAAATTCGTGCGGAGGTCAGTCCAAAGTGGATTCGCGTAAAATTTGACGGGCAGTTTATCGCAGACAGCAAGGAAGTTCTCGTTGTTACCGAAACAGGTAGACTCCCCGTTTATTATTTTCCGAAGAAAGATGTGAACCTTGACGTATTCATACCTTCAGAAAAGCTGGTGAATGATCCGTATAAAGGAAATCAATTGTTTTGGCATATTAGCAGCGGTGGACGTACGGTAGAGAATGCGGTATGGAGCTATTCGGGTGTGCAACAGGAAGAGGTCTATTTGCAGAATCATTATTCTTTTTCATGGAACAAAGTAGATGCCTGGTATGAAGAAGAGGAAGAAGTATTCGTTCATGCGCGGGACCCATATTCCAGGGTGGATGCGATTCCAGCCTCACGTCATGTTCAAATCGAGTTAGATGGAGTAATTGTTGCTGATAGCAAGCGACCTGTGATTCTCTATGAGACAGGATTGACCCCACGTTATTATCTTCATCAGGAGGATGTGCGCCTTGATTTGTTGAAGCCCGTTGATTTAACCACAACTTGCCCTTATAAAGGGATAGCCAGCTATTGGACTGCTTCAGTTAATGAAAGAGAATACAATAATCTTGTTTGGAGCTATAAGGACCCATTACCAGAAGTTCATGAAGTTGAAGGACTGTTATGCTTTTATCATGAGTCAGTGGATGCGCTCTATGTGGATGGAGTAAAGTGGTCCCTATCTGCTGATGATCGCCTTCCTTACAGCAATTTAGGATGGGGGTAA
- a CDS encoding urocanate hydratase, protein MKRIVAERGGVLRCKGWRQEALLRMLENVLENGENQKELVVYASLGKAARNWSSYLAIVDTLKQLEEDETLVIQSGKPIGVFRTHRQAPLVVMANCNLVGRWATSENFYELQDKGLIIWGGLTAAAWQYIGSQGVIQGTYEIFQSIARLHFGGDLRGRFILTAGLGGMGGAQPLAGYMANAAILCVEVAEERIDKRITSGYLQRKTDSLDEALLWINEAVNTGTSLSVGLLGNAADVYPELLRRGVQPDIVTDQTSAHDLLYGYIPSGYSPESAGVARREHPTELQAAAGASIANEVKAMLEFKQRGAVVFDNGNNIRSQAVQYGVTNAFEIDIFTEAFLRPLFARAIGPFRWIALSGEAEDIRIIDDYILKEFSDNDIVSNWIKLANTYVPFEGLPARIGWFGHKDRSKLALAVNQLVREGKLAGPVAFSRDHLDAAAMAHPNIMTERMKDGSDAISDWPLLNAMLNCASMADLVAIHSGGGGYSGYMTSAGVTIVADGSEASDARLRTALDNDTGLGVLRYADAGYEQSLAEVKTKGIARIDTHQYETISSTVK, encoded by the coding sequence GTGAAAAGGATTGTTGCTGAACGAGGCGGCGTGCTGCGGTGCAAAGGCTGGCGTCAGGAAGCGTTGCTGCGCATGCTGGAGAACGTGCTCGAGAACGGTGAGAACCAGAAGGAGCTGGTCGTCTATGCCTCCCTTGGAAAGGCCGCCCGTAACTGGTCTTCCTATCTGGCAATTGTCGATACCCTAAAGCAATTGGAGGAAGACGAAACACTGGTCATTCAGTCAGGCAAACCGATTGGTGTATTCAGAACCCATCGACAAGCACCACTTGTCGTAATGGCTAACTGCAATCTGGTCGGCCGATGGGCAACCAGCGAGAATTTCTATGAGTTGCAAGATAAAGGTCTGATTATTTGGGGAGGCCTTACTGCGGCTGCTTGGCAATACATCGGATCACAGGGTGTCATACAGGGAACCTATGAAATCTTCCAAAGTATCGCAAGGCTGCACTTCGGCGGCGATTTGCGAGGACGTTTCATTCTAACCGCTGGCTTGGGAGGTATGGGGGGCGCGCAGCCTTTAGCAGGTTATATGGCTAATGCGGCAATCCTTTGTGTAGAAGTTGCGGAGGAGAGAATAGACAAACGAATCACTTCCGGTTATTTACAGCGAAAGACAGATAGCCTGGATGAAGCATTGCTATGGATTAATGAAGCTGTAAACACCGGCACAAGCCTGTCCGTTGGACTGCTCGGAAATGCTGCGGATGTTTATCCTGAGCTGCTTCGGAGAGGTGTCCAGCCGGATATTGTGACTGACCAAACATCTGCACATGATTTGTTATACGGCTATATTCCAAGCGGATACTCACCTGAATCCGCTGGTGTGGCACGACGAGAACATCCGACGGAGCTTCAAGCCGCTGCCGGAGCTTCAATTGCGAATGAAGTAAAGGCGATGTTGGAATTCAAACAACGGGGCGCGGTTGTTTTTGACAATGGTAACAATATCCGTTCACAAGCAGTGCAATATGGAGTTACGAATGCTTTTGAGATCGATATATTTACGGAAGCTTTTCTTCGTCCCCTTTTTGCGCGGGCTATCGGTCCTTTCCGCTGGATCGCTCTTAGCGGCGAGGCAGAGGATATACGAATCATTGACGATTATATCCTGAAAGAATTTAGTGATAATGACATCGTATCCAATTGGATCAAACTCGCGAATACGTATGTGCCGTTTGAGGGATTGCCGGCCCGTATAGGCTGGTTTGGGCATAAAGACCGCAGCAAGCTGGCACTCGCGGTTAACCAATTGGTTCGAGAAGGAAAACTTGCAGGACCAGTCGCCTTCTCCCGAGATCATCTGGATGCAGCAGCTATGGCTCATCCCAACATTATGACCGAGCGAATGAAAGACGGAAGCGATGCGATTTCGGACTGGCCGTTGTTGAATGCCATGCTCAATTGTGCATCCATGGCTGATCTGGTGGCGATTCATTCCGGCGGAGGGGGCTACTCTGGTTATATGACAAGTGCGGGAGTCACCATTGTAGCCGACGGATCAGAGGCAAGTGATGCACGTCTTCGTACAGCGCTTGACAATGATACTGGTCTTGGCGTACTCCGATATGCGGATGCCGGTTATGAGCAATCGTTGGCCGAGGTTAAAACAAAGGGGATTGCCCGAATTGATACCCATCAATATGAAACCATTTCATCCACTGTAAAATAA
- a CDS encoding sporulation protein YjcZ, protein MSEVGYGNVGGLGGYGGFTSIGAILVLFILLVIISKAFLV, encoded by the coding sequence ATGAGTGAAGTAGGATATGGAAATGTTGGAGGTCTTGGTGGATACGGTGGTTTCACATCCATCGGTGCAATCCTTGTTCTGTTCATCTTGTTGGTCATCATCTCTAAAGCGTTCCTGGTTTAA